Proteins encoded in a region of the uncultured Paludibaculum sp. genome:
- a CDS encoding agmatine deiminase family protein: protein MPSEWAPHEATWLGWPHETTDWPGKFTPIPFLYGEIVRILSRREQVRILIPPKHVKRARSVLEKCGAWNGNVLFVEAETNRSWTRDYCPLSVKGPGGEKIATKWRFNGWAKYPNWKNDDAAGEKAARASKAKIVKPEWNGRRVVLEGGSIDVNGAGLMLTTEECLLSDIQARNPGLEREQLEALFHGYLGIEKVLWLRRGIAGDDTHGHVDDLARFTDERTVAIAVEEDREEENYEPLAENVRLLRRMKGLDGNALRVVELPMPRPVFFDGQRLPASYANFYIANGVVLVPVFQDPNDRVALNILARLFPTRDVIGLYCVDLVLGLGTIHCGTMQDPA from the coding sequence ATGCCGTCCGAATGGGCACCGCATGAGGCTACCTGGCTGGGCTGGCCGCATGAGACCACCGATTGGCCGGGGAAGTTCACGCCAATTCCGTTCCTCTACGGGGAGATTGTGCGCATCCTCAGCCGCCGCGAGCAGGTGCGGATTCTCATCCCGCCGAAGCACGTGAAGCGGGCACGGTCGGTGTTGGAGAAGTGCGGCGCCTGGAACGGCAACGTCCTGTTCGTCGAGGCCGAGACGAACCGCAGCTGGACGCGCGACTACTGCCCGCTTTCAGTGAAGGGCCCAGGCGGCGAGAAGATCGCCACGAAATGGCGCTTCAACGGCTGGGCCAAGTATCCGAACTGGAAGAATGATGACGCGGCCGGCGAGAAGGCGGCCCGCGCATCAAAGGCGAAGATCGTCAAGCCGGAGTGGAATGGCCGGCGCGTGGTGCTGGAGGGCGGCAGCATCGATGTAAACGGAGCGGGCCTGATGCTGACAACTGAGGAGTGTCTCCTCAGTGACATACAAGCGCGCAATCCCGGCCTGGAACGGGAGCAACTCGAGGCCTTGTTCCACGGTTACCTCGGCATCGAAAAAGTGCTCTGGCTGCGGCGCGGCATTGCGGGCGACGACACCCATGGACATGTCGACGACTTGGCCCGGTTCACCGACGAACGTACGGTGGCAATCGCCGTGGAAGAGGATCGCGAAGAGGAAAACTACGAACCGCTGGCGGAGAATGTCCGACTACTGCGCAGAATGAAGGGTCTGGATGGCAATGCCCTGCGCGTCGTCGAGCTGCCCATGCCGCGCCCGGTCTTTTTCGACGGGCAACGCCTTCCTGCGTCCTATGCCAATTTCTATATCGCCAATGGAGTCGTCCTGGTTCCGGTATTTCAGGATCCCAACGACCGAGTTGCCCTGAATATTCTGGCACGCCTTTTCCCCACGCGCGACGTAATTGGCTTGTACTGCGTCGATCTGGTACTCGGATTGGGAACGATTCATTGCGGGACGATGCAGGATCCGGCATAA
- a CDS encoding carbon-nitrogen hydrolase — MPGESQTKFRIGLVQTACSLDPQENLDKAAAKVREAAARGAQIICLQELFRSQYFCRDESADLFDLAEPIPGPSTEVMGQLAKEHGVVIVASLFERRAAGLYHNTAAILNADGSLQGVYRKMHIPDDPLFFEKFYFTPGDLGFKNFETPFGRIGVLVCWDQWYPEGARLTALQGADILFYPTAIGWHPAEKAQYGDAQLDAWRTVQRGHAIANGVYVAAVNRVGFEGTPDRGLEFWGNSFVADPFGVLVAEASNDREEILVVECDRRRIEEVRRNWPFLRDRRIDSYGGITERWLGNK; from the coding sequence ATGCCTGGGGAATCCCAAACCAAGTTCCGCATCGGGCTGGTCCAGACGGCGTGCTCGCTGGATCCGCAAGAGAACCTCGACAAAGCGGCCGCCAAGGTGCGCGAGGCCGCCGCGCGCGGAGCCCAAATCATTTGTCTGCAGGAGTTGTTCCGGTCGCAGTACTTCTGCCGTGACGAGAGCGCCGACCTGTTCGACCTGGCCGAGCCCATACCGGGGCCATCCACCGAAGTGATGGGGCAACTCGCCAAGGAGCACGGTGTCGTCATTGTCGCCAGCCTGTTTGAGCGCCGCGCGGCCGGACTGTATCACAACACCGCCGCCATCCTGAACGCCGACGGCTCGCTGCAGGGTGTGTATCGCAAGATGCACATCCCCGACGATCCGCTGTTCTTCGAGAAGTTCTACTTCACACCGGGGGACCTGGGCTTCAAGAACTTCGAAACGCCCTTCGGCCGCATCGGCGTGCTGGTGTGTTGGGATCAGTGGTACCCCGAGGGCGCGCGCCTGACCGCACTACAAGGGGCGGACATTTTGTTTTACCCCACGGCCATCGGCTGGCATCCGGCGGAGAAGGCGCAGTACGGAGACGCACAACTCGACGCGTGGCGCACCGTGCAACGCGGCCATGCCATTGCCAATGGCGTGTATGTCGCCGCGGTCAACCGCGTCGGTTTCGAAGGCACGCCGGATCGCGGCCTGGAGTTCTGGGGCAACAGTTTTGTCGCCGACCCGTTCGGTGTCCTGGTGGCCGAGGCATCCAACGACAGGGAAGAGATCCTCGTCGTCGAATGCGACCGGCGCCGCATCGAGGAAGTGCGCCGCAACTGGCCCTTCCTGCGCGATCGCCGCATTGACTCTTATGGGGGGATCACCGAGCGGTGGCTGGGCAACAAGTAA